One genomic region from Oncorhynchus gorbuscha isolate QuinsamMale2020 ecotype Even-year linkage group LG13, OgorEven_v1.0, whole genome shotgun sequence encodes:
- the LOC123993925 gene encoding dehydrogenase/reductase SDR family member 11-like — protein sequence MDRWKGRVALVTGASVGIGAAICKALVQHGMKVFGCARNVEKIEKLAAECQSAGHSGTLVPYKCDLSNEEEILSMFSAIKTLHQGVDVCINNAGLAHSESLLNGKTDGWRTMIDLNVIALSICTREAYQSMKERKVDDGHIININSMSGHRVVFSADTHFYSATKYAVTALTEGLRQELREAKTHIRATCISPGIVETEFAFRLHSLHPEKAAATYNSMKCLEAVDIASAVTYVLGTPPHVHIGDVQMRPVEQVS from the exons ATGGATCGCTGGAAAGGTAGAGTGGCGCTTGTTACCGGGGCTTCTGTTGGAATCGGAGCGGCGATTTGCAAGGCTCTTGTCCAGCACGGCATGAAGGTTTTCGGCTGCGCCAGGAACGTCGAGAAAATAGAG AAACTGGCAGCAGAGTGTCAGAGCGCTGGGCACAGTGGCACCCTTGTTCCCTACAAGTGTGACCTTTCAAATGAAGAGGAGATCCTTTCCATGTTCTCTGCAATCAAGACTCTCCATCAGGGAGTGGATGTGTGCATCAACAATGCTGGCCTGGCCCATTCAGAGTCACTGTTGAATGGCAAAACCGATGGCTGGAGGACAATGATTGAT CTGAACGTCATTGCATTGTCTATCTGCACACGAGAGGCATACCAGTCTATGAAGGAGAGGAAGGTGGATGATGGACATATCATCAACATAAACAG TATGAGTGGACATCGTGTAGTTTTCAGTGCTGATACACACTTCTATAGTGCTACCAAGTATGCTGTGACTGCCCTGACCGAAGGTTTGCGGCAAGAGCTGCGAGAGGCTAAAACCCACATTCGAGCCACG TGTATATCTCCTGGTATAGTGGAAACAGAATTTGCTTTCCGACTTCACAGCCTCCATCCAGAGAAGGCTGCTGCTACCTACAACAGTATGAAG TGTTTGGAAGCAGTAGACATTGCCAGTGCTGTAACGTATGTCTTAGGCACACCGCCACATGTTCAC ATTGGAGATGTTCAAATGCGACCTGTGGAGCAAGTGTCATAG
- the LOC123992754 gene encoding carbonic anhydrase 4-like: protein MNLLISFFFATIVNIQGADWCYQSQVTCGGNCTGPDGWATVAGTCDGRAQSPINIVTRRTLPDGRLTPFTFTGYQEAFHGFITNNGHTVQVDLPATAKVQGGDLAVPYKAVQLHLHWGKDGGPGSEHTIDGERYPMELHIVNIKEEYNSLAEALKDTAGVGVLGFFYEESRSSNKKYDTIVNALNTIKHPSSNTTLSEVSLDMLIPSRSNMTSYFRYNGSLTTPACVESVVWTMFENTIPLSRQQLAAFSQLQFADGKPMVGTYRPVQLLNGRQVYRSGSQVVLVSTLLLITSVISAIGLPLHN, encoded by the exons ATGAATTTACTTATTTCATTTTTCTTTGCCACCATTGTGAATATTCAAGGGGCAG ATTGGTGCTACCAGTCCCAGGTTACATGCGGTGGCAACTGCACAg GACCTGATGGTTGGGCAACGGTTGCTGGGACATGTGACGGAAGAGCCCAGTCTCCAATTAACATTGTGACGAGAAGAACCCTACCAGACGGACGCCTTACACCATTCACATTCACTGGGTACCAAGAGGCCTTCCACGGTTTCATCACAAACAATGGTCACACTG TTCAAGTGGACCTGCCTGCCACAGCGAAGGTTCAAGGTGGAGATCTGGCGGTGCCATACAAGGCAGTACAGCTCCATCTGCACTGGGGCAAGGATGGAGGCCCTGGATCAGAGCACACTATTGATGGAGAACGATATCCCATGGAG CTGCATATTGTTAATATAAAAGAGGAATACAACTCTTTGGCTGAAGCTCTGAAAGACACTGCAGGGGTTGGAGTTCTTGGATTCTTTTATGAG GAATCAAGAAGCTCCAACAAAAAATATGACACCATTGTAAATGCTCTGAACACTATCAAACATCCCA GCTCAAACACTACCCTTAGTGAAGTGTCCCTGGACATGCTCATCCCCTCTCGGAGTAATATGACCAGCTACTTCCGCTACAATGGCTCTCTCACCACACCCGCCTGTGTAGAATCTGTCGTCTGGACAATGTTCGAAAATACCATTCCTCTCAGCAGGCAACAG CTTGCTGCATTTTCTCAGCTTCAGTTTGCTGATGGAAAGCCTATGGTGGGAACCTATCGCCCAGTCCAGCTATTGAATGGTCGCCAGGTGTATCGCTCTGGAAGTCAAGTTGTCTTAGTCAGCACTCTGCTACTCATCACCTCTGTGATATCAGCCATTGGACTCCCACTGCACAACTAA